In Candidatus Brocadia sp., the following proteins share a genomic window:
- a CDS encoding DUF4405 domain-containing protein, whose amino-acid sequence MERFINKIRQVIGEMSRTHMWRSFFRRRHDDTRRSRTLAIVGNFFMHLHPVMIARQAIKPNHTWCMGGITFFLFLFLTLTGVLLMFYYHPDTRNAYWDVKDLKYNVVFGSILRNTHRWGAHLMVITVMIHMFRVFMTGSYKPPREFNWVVGVILLVLTFLLSFSGYLLTWDQLGFWAITVGTNMARATPFLGHEGPFGEQLGMTAFNDIRFAILGGSEVGGNALLRAYIWHCIAFPLMTSILMGLHFWRVRKDGGSTGQL is encoded by the coding sequence ATGGAACGGTTTATTAATAAGATTCGACAGGTAATTGGAGAAATGTCCCGAACGCACATGTGGAGATCTTTCTTCAGGCGCAGGCATGACGATACCCGTCGCAGCAGGACGCTGGCGATTGTGGGGAATTTCTTCATGCATTTGCATCCGGTGATGATCGCCCGTCAAGCAATAAAGCCGAATCATACATGGTGTATGGGTGGGATAACGTTCTTTTTGTTTTTATTCCTGACCCTCACTGGTGTATTGCTCATGTTTTACTATCATCCCGACACGAGAAATGCCTATTGGGACGTAAAGGATCTGAAATATAACGTGGTCTTCGGTAGTATTTTGCGGAATACTCACCGGTGGGGAGCTCATCTGATGGTGATAACGGTGATGATTCATATGTTCAGGGTGTTTATGACCGGGTCATACAAGCCGCCTCGGGAGTTTAACTGGGTGGTAGGGGTAATCTTGTTGGTATTAACGTTTCTGTTGAGTTTTAGCGGGTATTTGTTGACGTGGGACCAGTTGGGATTTTGGGCAATAACAGTAGGAACGAATATGGCGCGTGCGACGCCTTTTTTGGGACACGAAGGGCCATTTGGAGAGCAGTTGGGGATGACGGCGTTTAATGACATCCGGTTTGCAATATTGGGGGGATCGGAGGTCGGAGGTAATGCCTTGCTGCGGGCATATATCTGGCATTGCATTGCCTTTCCCTTAATGACGTCCATACTTATGGGACTGCATTTCTGGAGGGTCAGAAAGGATGGAGGATCTACCGGACAACTGTAA
- a CDS encoding Rieske (2Fe-2S) protein, with protein sequence MKVEEERGIGNEKGGAASVQPEYRVNRRDVLRWGGWSCVWFFIAGCVFSIARFFFPRMLFEPPTKFKIGFPFEYTMGISERYKQEHRIWVVREVDKLYVIQAKCTHLGCTPNWLAAEGKFKCPCHGSGYTPDGMNVEGPAPRPLERFKVGVAEDGQILVDKGIRFRGERGEWEKLGSYLKV encoded by the coding sequence ATGAAGGTAGAAGAAGAGAGAGGTATAGGAAACGAGAAGGGTGGAGCGGCGAGTGTGCAGCCGGAGTACAGGGTTAACCGACGCGATGTATTGAGATGGGGTGGCTGGAGTTGTGTATGGTTTTTTATCGCTGGATGTGTCTTCTCAATTGCAAGATTTTTTTTCCCGAGGATGCTTTTTGAGCCTCCTACAAAATTCAAGATAGGGTTTCCATTTGAATACACGATGGGAATAAGTGAGCGGTATAAGCAGGAACACAGGATATGGGTTGTGCGTGAGGTGGATAAGCTGTACGTGATTCAGGCAAAATGTACCCATCTTGGGTGTACGCCGAATTGGCTTGCGGCGGAGGGGAAATTTAAGTGCCCATGCCACGGAAGCGGGTATACGCCGGATGGTATGAATGTGGAAGGTCCTGCGCCTCGCCCGTTGGAGAGATTTAAGGTGGGTGTAGCCGAGGATGGGCAGATACTGGTTGACAAAGGGATTCGTTTTCGCGGGGAACGAGGAGAGTGGGAAAAACTTGGCTCGTATTTGAAAGTATAA
- a CDS encoding cytochrome C gives MENFLKVLLVKDNEVIALCGIIVIFFTIVAFVRAIKNDRLKRKSTAAKDTKEEQANDKIQVWPYLVRKEFIVCIWLTIGLLVWGCITDAPLEEFANPNVTPNPSKAPWYFLGLQEMLVYFDPWIAGVILPSLIIVGLMAIPYVDINPKGNGYYTFRERIFAITVFCFGFLVLWIMLIVVGVFLRGPGWLIFMPWQEWDSHRIVAETNYDFTQFFGIDSKSLLGFFIGGWVVALYYVLGMGIPYVVMRKGKTMAKLGIVRYALVAFLFWTMLALPIKILLRLMMNLKYVWVTPWFNI, from the coding sequence ATGGAAAATTTCTTAAAGGTTTTATTGGTAAAAGACAATGAAGTAATAGCTCTCTGCGGTATTATTGTAATCTTTTTTACGATTGTAGCGTTTGTGCGGGCAATAAAAAATGATCGTTTGAAGAGAAAGTCTACTGCAGCAAAAGACACAAAAGAGGAGCAAGCAAACGATAAAATACAGGTATGGCCTTATCTTGTAAGAAAAGAGTTTATTGTATGTATTTGGCTGACCATTGGACTGCTTGTATGGGGATGTATAACTGATGCACCTTTGGAGGAATTTGCCAATCCAAATGTGACGCCGAATCCGTCAAAAGCGCCGTGGTATTTTCTGGGGCTGCAAGAGATGCTTGTCTATTTTGATCCATGGATTGCAGGGGTTATACTCCCCAGTTTAATCATTGTAGGTTTAATGGCTATTCCTTATGTGGATATTAATCCGAAAGGAAATGGGTATTATACGTTTCGCGAGAGGATATTTGCCATAACGGTATTTTGTTTTGGATTCTTGGTGCTCTGGATAATGTTGATAGTAGTGGGTGTGTTTTTGCGTGGGCCAGGATGGTTAATATTTATGCCATGGCAAGAGTGGGATTCGCACAGGATTGTGGCAGAGACGAATTACGATTTTACCCAATTTTTTGGTATAGACTCGAAATCGCTCCTGGGATTTTTTATCGGTGGATGGGTAGTAGCGCTTTATTATGTTCTGGGGATGGGCATTCCGTATGTGGTGATGAGGAAAGGCAAAACGATGGCTAAATTGGGGATAGTAAGGTATGCATTAGTTGCGTTCCTTTTTTGGACGATGTTGGCCCTGCCGATCAAGATATTGTTACGGTTAATGATGAATTTAAAATATGTATGGGTAACCCCATGGTTTAACATTTAA